A DNA window from Capnocytophaga sp. ARDL2 contains the following coding sequences:
- the rpsT gene encoding 30S ribosomal protein S20 — MANHKSALKRIRSNEKKRVLNKYQHKTTRNAIKALRLIEDKTEATAKLLVVTSMIDKLAKKNIIHANKASNLKSKLTKHVNAL, encoded by the coding sequence ATGGCAAATCACAAGTCAGCTTTAAAAAGAATTAGAAGCAACGAGAAAAAAAGAGTATTAAACAAATACCAACACAAAACAACTCGTAACGCAATCAAAGCTCTTCGTTTGATCGAAGATAAAACAGAAGCAACTGCAAAATTGCTAGTAGTAACTTCAATGATTGACAAATTAGCTAAGAAAAACATCATCCACGCTAATAAAGCTTCTAACTTAAAGTCTAAATTGACAAAGCATGTAAATGCGTTGTAA
- the lpdA gene encoding dihydrolipoyl dehydrogenase, with protein sequence MSYDIVILGSGPGGYVTAIRASQLGFKVAVVEKENLGGICLNWGCIPTKALLKSAQVFDYLKHASDYGLTINGSVDKDFNAVIARSRSVAEGMSKGVQFLMKKNKIEVIDGFGKVLPGKKVEVTKGDGTKSEISAQHIIIATGARSRELPNLPQDGKKVIGYRQAMTLPEQPKKMIVVGSGAIGVEFAHFYNSMGTEVTIVEFMPNIVPVEDEDVSKQFERSLKKAGINIMTNSSVEKVDTTGAGVKATVKTAKGEEILEADVLLSAVGIKSNIENIGLEEVGINVDRDKILVDEFYQTNVPGYYAIGDVVPGQALAHVASAEGILCVEKIAGLHVEPLDYGNIPGCTYATPEIASVGLTEKKAKEAGYEIKVGKFPFSASGKAKAAGTPDGFVKVIFDAKYGEWLGCHMIGAGVTDMIAEAVVARKLETTGHEILKAVHPHPTMSEAVMEAVAAAYDEVIHL encoded by the coding sequence ATGTCTTACGATATCGTAATTTTAGGTAGTGGACCAGGAGGTTATGTAACCGCTATTCGTGCTTCACAATTGGGCTTTAAAGTAGCCGTAGTAGAAAAAGAAAATTTAGGAGGAATCTGTTTAAACTGGGGATGTATTCCTACAAAAGCTTTGTTGAAATCTGCACAAGTGTTTGATTATTTAAAACATGCTTCTGATTATGGTTTGACAATCAACGGTTCGGTTGATAAAGATTTCAACGCTGTAATTGCTCGTTCGCGTTCTGTTGCAGAAGGAATGAGCAAAGGTGTTCAATTCTTGATGAAAAAAAACAAAATCGAAGTAATTGACGGTTTTGGAAAAGTATTACCAGGTAAAAAAGTTGAAGTAACTAAAGGTGACGGTACAAAATCAGAAATTTCTGCACAACATATTATCATAGCAACAGGAGCACGTTCTCGTGAGTTGCCAAACTTGCCACAAGACGGTAAAAAAGTAATCGGATACCGTCAAGCGATGACTTTGCCAGAGCAACCAAAGAAAATGATTGTAGTAGGTTCTGGAGCTATCGGAGTGGAATTTGCACATTTCTACAACTCAATGGGTACAGAGGTTACGATTGTTGAGTTTATGCCAAATATTGTACCTGTAGAAGACGAAGATGTATCAAAACAATTTGAGCGTTCGTTGAAAAAAGCTGGTATTAACATTATGACTAATTCGTCAGTAGAAAAAGTAGATACAACAGGAGCAGGAGTAAAAGCTACTGTAAAAACAGCCAAAGGAGAAGAAATCTTGGAAGCAGATGTATTATTGTCGGCTGTAGGAATTAAGTCAAATATTGAAAACATTGGCTTGGAAGAAGTAGGAATCAATGTGGACAGAGATAAAATCTTAGTAGATGAATTTTATCAAACCAATGTGCCAGGATACTATGCTATTGGAGATGTAGTACCAGGACAAGCATTGGCCCATGTAGCATCAGCAGAAGGAATTTTGTGTGTGGAAAAAATCGCAGGATTGCATGTTGAGCCGTTGGATTATGGAAATATCCCAGGATGTACGTATGCAACTCCAGAAATCGCATCAGTAGGTTTGACAGAGAAAAAAGCGAAAGAAGCAGGGTACGAAATCAAAGTAGGAAAATTCCCGTTCTCTGCATCTGGAAAAGCAAAAGCCGCTGGAACACCAGACGGATTTGTAAAAGTTATCTTTGATGCAAAATACGGTGAATGGTTAGGTTGCCATATGATTGGAGCGGGAGTAACAGATATGATTGCAGAGGCTGTTGTAGCACGTAAATTAGAAACTACAGGTCACGAAATCTTGAAAGCTGTACACCCACACCCAACTATGAGTGAGGCGGTAATGGAAGCAGTAGCTGCGGCTTACGATGAAGTAATCCATTTATAA
- a CDS encoding PadR family transcriptional regulator, translated as MNIENTKAQMRKGILEFCILSILKKQDCYTSEILDALKEGKLVVVEGTVYPLLTRLKNDELLSYRWEESSSGPPRKYYALTEKGDDFLKELEITWNELANAVHQITKN; from the coding sequence ATGAATATAGAAAACACCAAAGCACAAATGCGAAAAGGAATTTTGGAGTTTTGCATACTATCGATTTTGAAAAAACAAGACTGCTATACTTCAGAAATTTTAGACGCATTGAAAGAAGGAAAGTTGGTGGTGGTAGAAGGCACAGTATATCCCCTACTAACGCGATTGAAAAACGACGAATTGTTGAGTTACCGTTGGGAAGAATCCTCATCGGGACCTCCGAGAAAGTATTACGCTCTCACCGAAAAAGGTGATGATTTTTTGAAAGAACTCGAAATTACTTGGAACGAATTGGCAAATGCCGTACATCAAATTACTAAAAACTAA
- a CDS encoding valine--tRNA ligase has protein sequence MQLSEKYNPLDTEQKWYNYWLDNKYFKSTPDHRPPYTIVIPPPNVTGILHMGHMLNNTIQDVLVRRARMQGFNACWVPGTDHASIATEAKVVAKLKGEGINKSDITREEFLKHAWEWTHKYGGTILEQLKKLGCSCDWDRTRFTMEPKLSEQVIKSFVDLYNKGLIYRGYRMVNWDPEAKTNISDEEVIFKEQNGKLYFLKYQIEDSEEFLTVATTRPETIFGDVAVCINPNDERYAHLKGKKVIVPIVNRVIPIIEDEYIDIEFGTGVLKITPAHDIADYEIGQKHNLQIIDSLDDDGNLNEHGMHYAGKNRFVVRKEIAKELEEKGLLLKAEDYVNRVGTSERTGAVIEPKISQQWFLKMAEIAKPALDVVMNDEVKFHPEKFKNTYKHWMENIRDWNISRQLWWGQQIPAYYISFSDPSEGKEFEGKYVVAENEEKARELALEKFPSLGGVRGGFYLRQDEDALDTWFSSWLWPMSVFDGLLDPENKDINYYYPTADLVTGPDIIFFWVARMIMAGLEWKGKVPFKNVYFTGIVRDKQRRKMSKSLGNSPDPIELMDKYGADGVRVGILLSSAAGNDLLFDEDLMLQGRNFATKIWNAYRLTQGWNKEQKPMGEAEKQTIEWFGNQLDKTIAEINEQFEKFRISDALHLIYKLIWDDFCAWYLEAVKPNYGEAISQEVYDKTMYFFGELMKLLHPFMPFLTEELWQNMAERTHEEALVIAQQKTAEAFDSKAIEAFAFAQELISGVRNYRQSKGISPREAVEIYTNATAFENEAVIQKLANVSAVHFSAKTDKPSFTFLVGATEISIPLSENLDLAEEKKKTEEELNYLKGFLVSVEKKLSNEKFVANAKPEIVENERKKQKDAQEKIALLEEKLASL, from the coding sequence ATGCAACTTTCAGAAAAATATAATCCTTTAGATACCGAACAAAAATGGTACAACTACTGGTTGGACAACAAATATTTTAAATCTACTCCCGACCATAGACCCCCATACACTATTGTAATTCCACCTCCTAATGTTACGGGGATTCTCCATATGGGGCATATGCTCAATAATACTATTCAGGATGTACTCGTACGCCGTGCCAGAATGCAAGGCTTCAATGCTTGTTGGGTACCTGGGACTGACCACGCTTCCATTGCTACCGAAGCAAAAGTAGTAGCAAAATTGAAAGGCGAAGGTATCAATAAATCCGATATTACTCGTGAGGAATTCCTAAAACACGCTTGGGAATGGACGCACAAATACGGTGGGACGATCTTGGAACAATTGAAAAAACTCGGTTGCTCGTGCGATTGGGACAGGACCCGTTTTACTATGGAACCGAAATTGTCCGAGCAAGTGATTAAGTCGTTTGTAGATTTGTACAACAAAGGATTGATTTATAGAGGGTACCGCATGGTCAATTGGGATCCGGAAGCCAAAACCAATATTTCCGATGAAGAAGTAATCTTCAAAGAGCAAAACGGAAAATTGTATTTCTTAAAATATCAAATCGAAGATTCGGAAGAATTCCTTACTGTAGCTACCACGCGTCCCGAAACGATTTTTGGCGATGTGGCGGTTTGCATCAATCCCAATGACGAACGCTATGCCCATCTGAAAGGGAAAAAGGTCATCGTACCGATTGTCAATCGTGTGATTCCGATTATCGAAGATGAATATATAGACATTGAGTTTGGAACGGGAGTATTGAAAATTACACCAGCACATGATATTGCCGACTATGAAATCGGGCAAAAACATAATTTGCAAATTATTGATTCCTTAGATGACGATGGAAATCTAAACGAACATGGTATGCACTATGCTGGGAAAAATAGATTCGTGGTTCGCAAGGAAATCGCCAAAGAGTTGGAAGAAAAGGGCTTATTACTCAAAGCCGAAGATTATGTGAACAGAGTAGGAACTTCAGAGCGAACAGGAGCGGTGATTGAGCCCAAAATCTCTCAACAATGGTTTTTGAAAATGGCTGAAATTGCCAAACCAGCACTTGATGTGGTGATGAACGATGAGGTAAAATTTCATCCCGAAAAATTCAAAAACACCTACAAACACTGGATGGAAAACATCCGCGACTGGAATATTTCTCGCCAACTGTGGTGGGGACAGCAAATCCCAGCCTATTATATATCCTTTTCCGACCCTTCCGAAGGAAAGGAGTTTGAAGGCAAGTATGTCGTTGCTGAAAATGAGGAAAAAGCAAGGGAATTAGCCCTCGAAAAATTCCCCTCCTTGGGAGGGGTTAGGGGAGGATTCTACCTTCGTCAAGACGAAGACGCCCTCGATACTTGGTTCTCCTCTTGGTTGTGGCCAATGTCGGTATTCGACGGACTTTTGGACCCTGAAAACAAAGACATCAATTACTATTACCCAACCGCCGATTTGGTGACGGGGCCCGATATTATTTTCTTTTGGGTAGCCCGTATGATTATGGCAGGATTGGAGTGGAAAGGCAAAGTGCCGTTTAAAAATGTGTATTTCACGGGAATCGTTCGCGACAAGCAAAGACGCAAAATGTCTAAATCTTTAGGGAACTCTCCAGACCCTATCGAGCTGATGGACAAATACGGAGCCGATGGTGTAAGGGTAGGAATTTTGTTGAGCTCTGCCGCTGGAAACGACTTGCTGTTTGACGAAGATTTGATGCTTCAAGGACGAAATTTCGCTACGAAAATTTGGAATGCTTACCGCCTCACACAAGGGTGGAACAAAGAGCAAAAACCAATGGGCGAAGCGGAAAAACAAACTATTGAGTGGTTCGGTAATCAGTTGGATAAAACCATTGCAGAAATCAATGAGCAATTTGAAAAATTCAGAATTTCCGATGCGTTGCACCTCATCTATAAGTTGATTTGGGACGATTTCTGTGCGTGGTATTTGGAGGCTGTAAAACCAAATTATGGCGAGGCTATTTCGCAAGAAGTGTATGATAAAACCATGTATTTCTTTGGTGAGCTGATGAAATTATTACATCCGTTTATGCCGTTCTTGACCGAAGAATTGTGGCAAAATATGGCAGAACGCACGCATGAAGAGGCTCTAGTCATTGCCCAACAGAAAACAGCCGAGGCCTTTGACTCAAAAGCGATTGAGGCTTTTGCCTTTGCCCAAGAACTCATTTCCGGTGTGAGAAACTACCGCCAAAGCAAAGGGATTTCGCCAAGGGAAGCCGTAGAAATCTACACCAATGCTACAGCGTTTGAAAACGAAGCCGTGATACAAAAATTGGCCAATGTTTCAGCCGTACATTTCTCAGCGAAAACCGATAAGCCGAGTTTTACTTTCCTTGTAGGAGCAACAGAAATTTCCATTCCACTCAGTGAAAACCTCGATTTGGCGGAAGAGAAAAAGAAAACCGAAGAGGAACTCAACTACCTCAAAGGCTTCTTGGTTTCAGTAGAGAAAAAGTTGAGCAACGAGAAATTCGTAGCCAACGCCAAACCCGAAATCGTAGAAAACGAACGCAAAAAGCAAAAAGACGCCCAAGAGAAAATTGCCTTGTTAGAGGAGAAGTTGGCGAGCTTATAA
- a CDS encoding NINE protein → MKSKEIAYVLWLLGIFGVLGLHIFYFGKIGIGLLWLFTGGVLGVGLLIDLFTLGSQLDQYNTQEELKTLRAKATETARTVANSVNHNLNQQ, encoded by the coding sequence ATGAAATCAAAAGAAATTGCTTATGTATTGTGGCTTTTAGGAATTTTTGGAGTTTTAGGTTTGCACATATTTTATTTTGGAAAAATTGGAATAGGACTTTTGTGGCTTTTCACAGGAGGAGTTTTAGGTGTAGGGTTGTTGATTGATTTGTTTACTTTAGGTTCGCAGTTAGATCAATACAATACTCAAGAAGAATTAAAAACTCTTAGAGCTAAGGCTACAGAAACTGCAAGAACGGTTGCTAATAGTGTAAATCATAACTTGAATCAACAATAA
- a CDS encoding 2Fe-2S iron-sulfur cluster-binding protein, protein MVFHKLKIIDKKQETPQAVSIAFDIPNELKNDFKFEAGQYVNLKTFINGEEIRRSYSISSAPHENDFRIVVKAIENGIFSNFAVNELKIGDEIEVSIPEGKFFLENKEAKIIAGIASGSGITPIISLAKDILQNENKKFILIYGNKTVVDTIYHNEIQELKAQYPNRLFVYQTYSKEIVQEALNGRIGRSTINFVFLAKQSDKKVDEFFICGPEEMIMHVKEALVENKVNEEQIHYELFYTAAAEDTIEAKGTVKVTVLVDGVESSFEMDRNTDILTAALKNGIDAPYSCQGGICSSCMCKSSKGSAMMKVNHILSEDEIEEGLLLACQSYVISDEIYVDFDDV, encoded by the coding sequence ATGGTATTTCACAAACTAAAAATAATCGACAAAAAACAAGAAACTCCTCAAGCGGTTTCGATTGCATTTGACATTCCCAACGAGTTGAAAAACGATTTCAAATTTGAAGCGGGACAATATGTAAACTTGAAAACTTTTATCAATGGAGAAGAAATCAGAAGGTCGTATTCGATTAGTTCGGCTCCACATGAAAATGATTTTAGAATTGTAGTTAAAGCTATCGAAAACGGGATATTTTCAAATTTTGCTGTAAATGAATTGAAAATTGGCGACGAAATCGAGGTGTCTATTCCTGAGGGAAAATTTTTCTTGGAAAACAAAGAGGCTAAAATCATTGCAGGAATTGCATCAGGTAGTGGTATCACACCGATTATTTCTTTGGCTAAAGATATATTGCAAAATGAAAATAAAAAATTTATCTTGATTTATGGAAATAAAACGGTTGTTGACACGATTTATCACAACGAAATACAAGAATTAAAGGCACAATATCCCAATAGATTGTTTGTGTATCAAACCTATTCAAAAGAAATCGTACAGGAGGCATTGAATGGCAGAATCGGTCGATCAACCATCAATTTTGTGTTTTTAGCAAAACAAAGTGATAAAAAAGTGGATGAATTTTTCATCTGTGGCCCAGAAGAAATGATAATGCATGTAAAAGAGGCTCTGGTTGAAAACAAAGTAAATGAAGAACAAATTCACTACGAATTGTTTTATACCGCAGCAGCCGAAGATACGATTGAAGCCAAAGGTACGGTAAAAGTAACGGTATTGGTCGATGGTGTAGAATCTTCGTTTGAAATGGATCGTAATACGGATATCCTTACCGCTGCTTTGAAAAACGGCATCGACGCTCCGTATTCGTGCCAAGGTGGAATTTGCAGTTCATGCATGTGTAAGTCAAGTAAAGGTTCGGCGATGATGAAAGTAAACCATATCTTGTCGGAAGATGAAATCGAAGAAGGATTGCTTTTAGCATGTCAGTCATATGTGATTTCGGATGAAATCTATGTAGATTTTGACGATGTATAA
- the typA gene encoding translational GTPase TypA, translating to MSEIRNIAIIAHVDHGKTTMVDKIMYHCQLFRENENTGELILDNNDIERERGITIVSKNVSVQYKGTKINIIDTPGHADFGGEVERVLNMADGVLLIVDAFEGPMPQTRFVLQKAIELGLKPCVVINKVDKENCTPDDVHDKVFDLMFELGAEEWQLDFPVVYGSAKNNWMSPDWKQPTDSMESLLEMVINHVPAAKQNEGTPQMLITSLDYSSFTGRIAIGRLHRGVLKEGMNISLIKREGGVVKSKIKELYTFEGLGRKKVEEVKAGDICAVVGIEGFEIGDCIADFENPEGLETIKIDEPTMSMLFTINDSPFFGKEGKFVTSRHIKERLTKELEKNLALRVQETDSADKFMVFGRGVLHLSVLIETMRREGYELQIGQPQVIIKEIGGVKCEPVEELTIDIPENLSGRAVEFVTLRKGEMLSMEPRGERMIIVFHIPSRGIIGLRNQLLTATAGEAIMSHRFIEYQPYKGEIAGRINGSLISMENGKAIPYSIDKLQERGKFFIDPNEDVYEGQVIGENSRGDDMVVNVTKTKKLTNVRSSGADDKARIVPAIKFSLEEALEYIQKDEYVEVTPKSLRLRKIFLSENDRKRNKID from the coding sequence ATGTCAGAAATTAGAAACATTGCCATTATCGCCCATGTTGACCACGGAAAAACAACTATGGTAGATAAAATTATGTACCATTGTCAATTGTTTAGAGAAAACGAAAACACAGGCGAATTGATTTTGGACAACAACGATATCGAAAGAGAACGCGGTATTACTATCGTGTCAAAGAATGTGTCGGTACAATATAAAGGAACAAAGATCAACATCATCGATACTCCCGGACACGCCGATTTTGGTGGAGAGGTAGAGCGAGTGCTCAATATGGCAGACGGTGTATTGTTGATTGTAGATGCTTTTGAAGGTCCAATGCCTCAAACGCGTTTCGTATTGCAAAAAGCTATCGAATTGGGATTGAAACCATGTGTGGTAATCAACAAAGTAGATAAAGAAAACTGTACACCGGACGATGTACACGACAAAGTATTTGACCTAATGTTTGAATTGGGTGCAGAAGAATGGCAATTGGATTTCCCAGTAGTGTATGGTTCGGCAAAAAACAACTGGATGAGTCCAGATTGGAAACAACCGACAGACTCTATGGAATCATTGTTGGAAATGGTTATCAACCATGTACCGGCAGCTAAGCAAAACGAAGGTACGCCTCAAATGTTGATTACTTCGTTGGATTATTCATCATTTACAGGTCGTATTGCCATTGGTCGTTTGCACCGTGGCGTATTGAAAGAAGGAATGAACATTTCTTTGATCAAACGCGAAGGTGGTGTAGTAAAATCAAAAATCAAAGAATTATATACTTTCGAAGGATTGGGTCGTAAGAAAGTAGAAGAAGTAAAAGCAGGAGACATCTGTGCGGTAGTAGGAATCGAAGGGTTTGAAATCGGAGATTGTATCGCAGATTTTGAAAATCCAGAAGGATTGGAAACTATTAAAATCGACGAGCCTACAATGAGTATGTTGTTTACAATCAACGATTCGCCATTCTTTGGAAAAGAAGGAAAATTTGTAACTTCTCGCCATATCAAAGAAAGATTGACCAAAGAATTGGAGAAAAATTTGGCATTGAGAGTGCAAGAAACAGATTCGGCTGATAAATTTATGGTATTTGGTCGCGGTGTATTGCACTTGTCGGTGTTGATTGAAACCATGAGAAGAGAAGGGTATGAATTGCAAATTGGTCAGCCACAGGTGATTATAAAGGAGATTGGCGGAGTAAAATGCGAGCCAGTTGAAGAATTGACCATTGATATTCCAGAAAATCTTTCAGGTAGAGCAGTAGAATTTGTAACCTTGAGAAAAGGAGAAATGTTGTCTATGGAGCCGAGAGGAGAACGCATGATTATCGTGTTCCACATTCCATCGAGAGGAATCATCGGATTGAGAAATCAATTATTGACAGCAACCGCAGGAGAGGCAATTATGTCGCACCGTTTTATCGAGTATCAACCCTACAAAGGAGAAATTGCAGGTCGTATCAATGGTTCTTTGATTTCTATGGAAAACGGAAAAGCTATTCCTTACTCAATTGACAAATTGCAAGAAAGAGGAAAATTCTTTATCGATCCAAATGAAGATGTTTACGAAGGACAAGTAATTGGAGAAAACTCTCGTGGAGATGATATGGTAGTAAATGTTACTAAAACCAAGAAATTGACCAATGTGCGTTCGTCTGGAGCCGATGACAAAGCGAGAATCGTACCAGCAATTAAGTTTTCATTGGAAGAAGCATTGGAATATATTCAAAAAGATGAATATGTAGAAGTTACGCCAAAATCATTGCGTTTGAGAAAAATTTTCCTAAGCGAAAACGATAGAAAACGAAACAAGATTGACTAA
- a CDS encoding PadR family transcriptional regulator yields MIKFQLYKGCISTLLLILLERHGKMYGYEIVVKVKEMTQGDLNITEGALYPALHKLKEEGFLQDENYFVDGRLRKYYELTMQGEKEVLIRIEELSNFIRNLQQFI; encoded by the coding sequence ATGATAAAATTTCAATTATACAAAGGATGCATCAGTACATTATTGTTGATTTTGTTGGAACGACACGGCAAAATGTATGGTTATGAAATTGTTGTAAAAGTAAAAGAAATGACTCAAGGAGATTTGAACATTACCGAGGGAGCGTTGTATCCTGCGTTACACAAATTGAAAGAAGAAGGTTTTTTGCAAGATGAAAATTACTTCGTAGATGGCAGATTGCGAAAATATTACGAATTGACTATGCAAGGAGAAAAAGAAGTACTCATTCGTATAGAGGAGTTGTCAAATTTTATACGAAATCTTCAGCAGTTTATTTAA
- a CDS encoding YifB family Mg chelatase-like AAA ATPase: MLVKIFGSAVFGINATSITIEVNIDKGVGYHLVGLPDSAIKESSYRIAAALSNVGYQLPVKKIIINMAPADLRKEGSAYDLSIAMGILSATRQIKEDDFSECVIMGELSLDGTVQPIKGALPIAIQAKEDGFKHIFLPKANECEAAIVDGINVYGVENILDLINHFEGGANIEPTVLNQEELFQIEDDFATLDFSEVKGQDNIKRAMEIAAAGGHNILLIGPPGSGKTMIAKRIPSILPPMTLEESLETTKIHSIVGKAQNIGLIKKRPFRSPHHTASSVSLVGGGSYPQPGEISLAHNGVLFLDELPEFKREVLEVMRQPLEDREVTISRAKFTVSYPSSFMLVASMNPSPSGYFTDEKGLSQSTPQEMARYLNKISGPLLDRIDLHIEVNPVPFEKLAEISASESSESIRQRVINARKIQSERFAPYKGIHYNAQLNNKLMKMFCVLNDESLGLLKIAMNKLQLSARAYDRILKVSRTIADLDNSQDIQPHHISEAIQYRSLDREGWIR; the protein is encoded by the coding sequence ATGTTAGTAAAAATATTCGGAAGTGCGGTGTTTGGAATAAATGCCACTTCCATAACAATCGAAGTAAATATAGATAAAGGGGTAGGTTACCATTTAGTAGGCTTGCCTGATAGTGCCATTAAAGAATCCAGCTATCGAATAGCAGCCGCTTTGTCCAATGTTGGCTATCAACTTCCAGTAAAAAAAATAATCATCAACATGGCACCCGCCGATTTGAGAAAAGAAGGTTCAGCTTATGATTTGTCCATCGCGATGGGAATATTATCTGCAACTCGACAAATCAAAGAAGATGATTTTTCAGAATGTGTGATTATGGGTGAGTTGTCTTTGGATGGAACAGTTCAACCTATAAAAGGAGCTTTACCAATTGCCATTCAAGCAAAAGAAGATGGATTTAAACATATTTTTTTACCTAAGGCGAATGAGTGCGAAGCAGCTATCGTTGATGGTATTAATGTGTACGGAGTAGAAAATATTTTGGATTTAATCAATCATTTTGAAGGAGGAGCAAATATAGAACCTACAGTATTGAATCAAGAAGAATTGTTTCAAATAGAAGATGATTTTGCAACCTTAGATTTTTCGGAAGTAAAAGGTCAAGACAATATCAAAAGGGCAATGGAAATTGCCGCAGCAGGTGGACATAATATCCTGTTGATAGGACCTCCAGGATCTGGAAAAACCATGATCGCAAAACGTATTCCAAGTATTTTGCCTCCTATGACTTTAGAAGAATCCTTGGAAACTACTAAAATACATAGTATAGTAGGGAAAGCTCAAAACATCGGTTTGATCAAAAAAAGACCTTTTCGTTCACCACATCACACGGCTTCGTCTGTTTCTTTGGTAGGAGGAGGGAGTTATCCTCAGCCGGGAGAAATCTCTTTGGCACATAATGGTGTGTTGTTTTTAGACGAATTGCCCGAGTTTAAACGCGAAGTGTTGGAAGTAATGCGTCAGCCGTTAGAGGATAGAGAAGTAACAATTTCGAGAGCAAAGTTCACTGTTTCCTATCCATCATCGTTTATGTTGGTAGCAAGTATGAACCCAAGTCCCAGTGGATATTTTACAGATGAAAAAGGACTGTCGCAATCGACACCTCAAGAGATGGCACGTTATCTAAATAAAATTTCAGGGCCATTGCTCGATAGGATAGATTTGCATATTGAAGTAAATCCTGTGCCTTTTGAAAAGTTGGCTGAAATTTCCGCATCAGAAAGTAGTGAGTCGATCAGACAACGAGTAATCAATGCAAGAAAAATTCAATCCGAACGATTTGCACCTTACAAAGGCATTCATTACAATGCACAGCTCAATAATAAATTGATGAAAATGTTTTGTGTGTTAAACGACGAATCTTTAGGGTTATTAAAAATAGCTATGAATAAGTTACAATTGTCAGCCAGAGCCTATGACCGAATATTGAAAGTATCACGGACTATTGCAGATTTAGACAATTCACAAGATATTCAACCTCATCATATTTCAGAGGCAATTCAATACCGAAGTTTAGATAGAGAAGGGTGGATTCGGTAA